In Providencia zhijiangensis, a single window of DNA contains:
- the dgt gene encoding dGTPase has protein sequence MAEKEINFVKKLSFQRNYMSSGKNQRVSPDDEDAVNRLFESDRGRIINSAAIRRLQQKTQVFPLEQNSAVRSRLTHSLEVQQVGRYISKTVLGELKKKKLLDEYGLTDRCDAFESLVEMACLMHDIGNPPFGHFGEAAIQRWFSKLLAPDYLFTPESEDPCKIKALQLTGNEKQDLFRRQLKRDLCSFEGNAQGLRMAHRLLKLNLTYAQIGSILKYTRGAYDLEPIPPEFDYLMKKPGYYWSEADFVSELSKKLEMDKYCRFPLSYIMEAADDISYCIADLDDAAEKGIYTVEQLIEYLKAEWGEVKSGDLFDQTILRAFNNISDNHTRRIQQDQFFMYLRVNITGKLAHYSAQRFIQNLPEIYHGSFNSALLEDKSQEHRLLKALKTVAFKHVFNHHEVEELELQGYRIISGLLDVYSPLLMMDKEDFAALVAQNYHKHFFIETRLFHKLSNKHRLSYNEALEKISVTSDADKSMLEFYYRARLIQDYISGMTDHYAYEEYRKFMVTN, from the coding sequence ATGGCGGAAAAAGAGATTAATTTTGTTAAGAAGCTGAGTTTTCAACGTAACTATATGAGCAGCGGGAAAAATCAAAGAGTCTCACCCGATGATGAAGATGCCGTAAACCGTCTATTTGAAAGTGACCGTGGGCGAATTATTAATTCGGCAGCCATTCGTCGCTTACAACAGAAAACCCAAGTTTTTCCCCTTGAACAAAATTCCGCCGTACGCAGCCGTTTAACCCATTCTCTTGAAGTTCAACAAGTTGGGCGCTACATCAGCAAAACGGTGTTGGGTGAATTGAAAAAGAAAAAATTGCTTGATGAATATGGGTTAACCGACCGTTGTGATGCCTTTGAGAGCCTCGTAGAAATGGCGTGCTTGATGCATGACATTGGCAACCCGCCGTTTGGGCATTTCGGTGAAGCCGCGATTCAACGCTGGTTTAGTAAATTATTAGCACCAGACTATTTGTTCACGCCTGAGTCTGAAGACCCATGTAAAATTAAAGCGTTGCAACTGACGGGTAATGAAAAACAGGACTTATTTCGCCGCCAGTTGAAGCGGGATTTATGTTCATTTGAGGGGAATGCGCAAGGGCTGCGTATGGCTCATCGCCTATTGAAGCTGAATTTAACCTACGCCCAGATTGGCTCTATCTTAAAATATACTCGCGGCGCCTATGATCTTGAACCTATTCCTCCAGAGTTTGATTATTTAATGAAAAAGCCAGGCTATTACTGGTCTGAAGCGGATTTTGTCAGCGAGCTCAGTAAAAAACTGGAGATGGACAAATATTGCCGTTTTCCGCTCTCCTATATCATGGAAGCGGCGGATGATATTTCTTATTGTATTGCGGATTTAGACGATGCAGCAGAAAAGGGCATTTATACCGTTGAGCAGCTAATTGAGTACCTAAAAGCAGAGTGGGGCGAGGTAAAATCTGGGGATCTCTTCGATCAAACTATTTTGCGGGCATTCAATAATATCAGCGATAACCACACGAGGCGTATTCAGCAAGATCAGTTTTTCATGTATTTACGCGTCAATATTACGGGAAAGCTTGCACATTACAGTGCTCAACGCTTTATTCAAAACCTACCTGAAATTTATCACGGTAGCTTTAACAGCGCGTTACTTGAAGATAAAAGCCAAGAGCATCGCCTATTAAAAGCTTTAAAAACAGTGGCGTTTAAGCATGTGTTTAATCACCATGAAGTGGAAGAACTAGAGCTACAAGGCTACCGAATTATCAGCGGATTATTAGATGTTTACAGCCCACTGTTGATGATGGATAAAGAGGATTTTGCAGCATTAGTGGCGCAGAATTACCATAAACACTTTTTTATCGAAACTCGCCTATTTCATAAGTTATCGAATAAACATCGACTCTCGTATAACGAAGCCTTAGAAAAAATTTCAGTCACCAGCGATGCGGATAAATCGATGTTAGAGTTTTATTATCGAGCCAGACTGATTCAAGACTACATTAGCGGAATGACTGACCATTATGCTTATGAAGAGTATCGAAAATTTATGGTGACAAATTAA
- the mtnN gene encoding 5'-methylthioadenosine/S-adenosylhomocysteine nucleosidase, which translates to MKIGIIGAMEQEVATLREKIEGCQTLSLAGCEIYTGKMNGVDVALLKSGIGKVAAAIGTTLLLEHCKPDVVINTGSAGGLDPRLNVGDIVVSTEVRYHDADVTAFGYEPGQMAQCPPAFIADAKLIETTEKCVKALDMNAVRGLICSGDAFINGAEPLARIKATFPSVAAVEMEAAAIGHVCYQFNVPFVVVRAISDVADKESHTSFDEFLPVAARQSSLMVAAIVTALA; encoded by the coding sequence ATGAAAATCGGTATCATAGGTGCGATGGAGCAAGAAGTTGCGACCCTACGCGAAAAAATTGAAGGTTGCCAAACATTGAGCCTTGCTGGCTGTGAAATTTACACTGGAAAAATGAACGGCGTTGATGTTGCCTTATTAAAATCAGGGATCGGTAAAGTCGCAGCGGCAATCGGTACTACTTTACTGTTAGAACACTGTAAACCAGATGTGGTGATCAACACGGGGTCAGCGGGTGGTTTAGATCCTCGTTTAAATGTTGGGGATATTGTTGTCTCTACAGAAGTACGTTATCACGATGCGGATGTCACCGCATTTGGCTATGAACCCGGTCAAATGGCACAGTGCCCACCTGCATTTATTGCAGATGCAAAATTAATCGAAACAACCGAAAAATGTGTCAAAGCGCTAGATATGAACGCAGTGCGTGGTTTGATTTGCAGTGGTGATGCATTCATCAATGGTGCCGAGCCTTTAGCACGCATCAAAGCCACCTTCCCAAGCGTTGCTGCCGTTGAAATGGAAGCTGCTGCTATCGGTCATGTTTGCTACCAGTTTAACGTGCCTTTTGTGGTGGTTCGTGCAATTTCAGATGTGGCGGATAAAGAGTCTCACACCAGCTTTGATGAGTTCTTACCTGTCGCTGCACGTCAATCATCCCTAATGGTTGCTGCGATTGTCACAGCATTAGCGTAA
- the btuF gene encoding vitamin B12 ABC transporter substrate-binding protein BtuF, with the protein MRSLIGFLFFLTLINSAFAAPKSRIISLSPANTELAYAVGLGDSLVAVSAYSDYPDSAKKLEQVADWQGLNVERIIALKPDLILAWRGGNPQRPLDQLASLGIPIVYFDPQSIDGVIASLEELAQYSPRPEVAEKNISQMRSALKIQKDKLDTNKKPKQLFIQLGTQPLFSAGNHTLQNDVVKICGAQNIFENSAVQWPQVSREQVLARKPDAIIMTGSPEQENAVKAFWGTQLNVPIIRLNEDWFYRAGPRIINATEQLCDQLNALPN; encoded by the coding sequence ATGCGCTCACTGATTGGTTTTCTATTTTTCTTAACCCTAATCAATAGTGCATTCGCCGCCCCCAAATCCCGAATCATTAGTTTATCGCCAGCTAATACTGAACTGGCTTATGCCGTGGGATTGGGAGATAGCTTAGTTGCCGTAAGCGCCTATTCCGATTATCCCGACTCTGCCAAAAAGCTTGAGCAAGTTGCGGATTGGCAAGGGTTAAATGTGGAGCGAATTATTGCCTTAAAGCCGGATTTGATTTTAGCGTGGCGAGGCGGTAACCCACAGAGACCATTAGATCAACTAGCGTCGTTGGGGATTCCAATTGTCTATTTTGATCCGCAAAGCATTGATGGCGTTATCGCCTCATTGGAGGAACTTGCACAATACAGCCCTCGTCCTGAAGTGGCAGAGAAAAATATCAGCCAAATGCGCAGCGCGCTAAAGATACAAAAAGATAAATTAGATACTAATAAGAAACCTAAGCAATTATTTATTCAACTCGGCACTCAGCCATTATTTAGCGCTGGTAATCATACCCTTCAAAATGATGTGGTTAAAATTTGCGGCGCTCAGAATATTTTTGAAAACAGCGCAGTCCAATGGCCTCAAGTCAGCCGCGAGCAAGTTCTCGCTCGCAAGCCCGATGCCATCATCATGACCGGCTCACCAGAGCAAGAAAATGCCGTCAAAGCTTTCTGGGGCACTCAACTCAATGTCCCTATCATTCGCTTAAATGAGGATTGGTTCTACCGCGCCGGCCCCCGCATCATCAATGCCACCGAGCAGCTATGTGATCAACTAAACGCACTACCAAACTAA
- the erpA gene encoding iron-sulfur cluster insertion protein ErpA translates to MSDDVALPLQFTDAAATKVKDLVADENNPNLRLRVYITGGGCSGFQYGFTFDDQINEGDMTIEKQGVALVVDPMSLQYLVGGSVDYTEGLEGSRFIVTNPNAKSTCGCGSSFSI, encoded by the coding sequence ATGAGTGATGATGTAGCTCTGCCTCTGCAATTTACCGATGCAGCTGCAACCAAAGTCAAAGACTTAGTTGCCGATGAAAATAACCCAAATCTGCGTCTGCGCGTCTACATTACGGGCGGTGGTTGCAGTGGCTTCCAATATGGTTTTACCTTTGATGATCAAATCAACGAAGGGGATATGACCATTGAGAAACAAGGCGTTGCACTGGTTGTAGACCCAATGAGCCTGCAATATTTAGTGGGTGGAAGTGTGGATTATACGGAAGGGCTGGAAGGGTCGCGCTTTATTGTGACGAATCCTAATGCAAAATCCACTTGCGGATGTGGTTCGTCGTTCAGCATCTGA
- the hemL gene encoding glutamate-1-semialdehyde 2,1-aminomutase, protein MHHSEELYNEAQQLIPGGVNSPVRAFNGVGGTPLFIERADGAYIYDVDGKAYIDYVGSWGPMVLGHNHPAIRDAVIKAVNKGLSFGAPTAAEVEMAKLVCELVPSIDMIRMVNSGTEATMSAIRLARGYTGRDKIIKFEGCYHGHADCLLVKAGSGALTMGEPNSPGVPEDFVKHTLTCTYNDLASVRQAFENYPEEVACVIVEPVAGNMNCVPPTAEFLPGLRALCDEFNALLIIDEVMTGFRVALGGAQDHYNVQPDLTCLGKIIGGGMPVGAFGGRYEVMEKLAPIGPVYQAGTLSGNPVAMAAGLACLNEVSQPGVHARLTELTDKLARGLARVSKEQGVPMVINHVGGMFGLFFTDAESVTCYQDVMKCDVTRFKKFFHYMLEEGVYLAPSAFEAGFMSVAHSDEDIQRTIDAAEIALAKIKAE, encoded by the coding sequence ATGCACCATTCCGAAGAATTATATAATGAAGCCCAACAGCTGATCCCTGGCGGTGTTAACTCCCCTGTTCGCGCCTTTAATGGTGTGGGAGGTACTCCGTTATTTATCGAACGCGCTGATGGCGCTTACATTTATGATGTCGATGGCAAAGCTTACATTGACTATGTGGGTTCTTGGGGTCCAATGGTACTGGGTCACAACCATCCGGCTATCCGCGATGCGGTGATTAAAGCCGTCAATAAAGGCTTAAGCTTTGGTGCGCCAACGGCTGCTGAAGTGGAAATGGCAAAACTGGTGTGTGAGTTAGTGCCATCTATCGATATGATCCGTATGGTTAACTCCGGCACTGAAGCCACCATGAGCGCGATCCGCCTTGCTCGTGGTTATACAGGTCGCGATAAAATTATTAAGTTCGAAGGTTGCTACCACGGTCACGCTGACTGCCTATTAGTGAAAGCAGGTTCCGGTGCACTGACCATGGGTGAGCCTAACTCTCCGGGCGTACCTGAAGATTTCGTTAAGCATACATTAACTTGCACATACAACGATTTAGCCTCTGTACGCCAAGCTTTCGAAAACTACCCTGAAGAAGTGGCATGTGTGATTGTTGAACCTGTCGCGGGCAATATGAACTGCGTTCCACCAACCGCAGAATTCCTGCCGGGTCTGCGTGCATTATGTGATGAATTCAATGCACTGCTGATCATCGATGAAGTGATGACTGGCTTCCGTGTTGCACTCGGTGGCGCTCAAGATCACTACAACGTACAACCGGATTTAACCTGTTTAGGTAAAATCATCGGTGGCGGTATGCCAGTGGGTGCTTTTGGTGGTCGCTATGAAGTGATGGAAAAATTAGCGCCTATCGGCCCGGTTTACCAAGCAGGCACACTTTCTGGTAACCCTGTCGCGATGGCGGCTGGCTTAGCCTGCTTAAATGAAGTCTCTCAACCGGGAGTTCATGCACGCTTAACAGAACTGACCGATAAGCTGGCTCGTGGCTTAGCCCGTGTTTCTAAAGAACAAGGCGTGCCAATGGTAATCAACCATGTGGGCGGGATGTTTGGTCTGTTCTTCACTGACGCTGAGTCTGTAACTTGCTACCAAGACGTGATGAAATGCGACGTGACTCGCTTTAAGAAATTCTTCCACTACATGTTAGAAGAAGGCGTTTACTTAGCACCATCTGCATTCGAAGCGGGCTTTATGTCTGTCGCTCATAGCGATGAAGATATCCAGCGCACCATCGATGCCGCGGAAATTGCACTGGCAAAAATCAAAGCCGAATAA
- the mrcB gene encoding bifunctional glycosyl transferase/transpeptidase, translating to MSGKDFEPIGRRKRRAAEKQSSSSRRRRRRDDYDEDLYDDEDIDDEYLDDEDDEEEQMTKKGSKKNKPRKSKWRWFWLLVKLMLVLAVILAAYGFYLNQQIKERLDGKVWDLPAAVYGRMVNLEPGMDYSQAEMTNLLEGMQYRKVSKITTSGEFVVKGNTIEILRRPFNFPDQKEGQVLARLVFENGMLSKIENIENGRSFGFFRLDPKLITMMQSANNEQRLVLPMADFPESLVKILLETEDRNFYEHDGVSLYSIGRAVVANVTAGRSVQGGSTLTQQLVKNLFLTNERTLKRKANEAFMALILDYNYSKERILELYLNEVYLGQNGNDEIRGFPLASLYYFGRPINELSFDQQALLVGMVQGASTFNPWTKPQNAIKRRNIVLKILETRGVIDNEMYQVLSARPLGVKNKEGLVASQPAFMQMVRQELSEKLGDKVKDLSGAKIFTTLDPVAQTAAENAVEFGVADLRKARKLDDIEGAMVVVDRINGEVRAMVGGSDPKFSGFNRALNARRSIGSLAKPPVYLTALSEPDRFRLNTWLSDEPLTIKVGNQSWSPRNYSRNFNGRMMLVDALAKSQNIPTVNLGMEIGLDQVMNTFIRLGAPESAMEKVPAMLLGAVNLTPAEVAQVYQTIGGEGNRAKLSALRSVIDGDGKELYQSYPSAERAVPSQAAYLTLFGMQQVVQQGTGRVLLNKYGKYNLAGKTGTTNDLRDSWYAGIDGKEVAIVWVGRDNNGPTQLTGSTGALRVYQRYLDNQTPLTLINRAPEGITDMRVMMDGQFSCSDLGGGRMLPVWTEDPQSLCQGSASQDPAWNLNGNGEAPQEDGAAPDWVKDMFGDSPSSRTP from the coding sequence ATGTCCGGTAAAGATTTTGAACCCATTGGCAGACGCAAAAGACGCGCTGCCGAGAAACAATCCTCCTCTTCACGCCGCCGTAGACGCCGCGATGATTATGATGAAGATCTGTATGATGACGAAGATATTGATGATGAATATCTTGATGATGAAGACGATGAAGAAGAGCAAATGACCAAAAAAGGCTCAAAAAAGAACAAACCTCGCAAGAGTAAATGGCGCTGGTTCTGGCTGCTAGTTAAATTAATGCTGGTACTCGCAGTGATACTGGCGGCTTACGGTTTTTATCTAAACCAACAAATTAAAGAGCGCCTTGATGGTAAGGTGTGGGACTTGCCTGCGGCGGTATACGGACGCATGGTAAACCTTGAGCCGGGTATGGATTACAGCCAAGCTGAAATGACCAACCTGCTTGAAGGGATGCAGTACCGTAAAGTCAGCAAAATCACCACATCCGGTGAGTTTGTGGTGAAAGGCAATACCATTGAAATTTTGCGTCGCCCATTTAATTTCCCAGACCAAAAAGAGGGGCAAGTCCTCGCGCGTCTGGTGTTTGAAAATGGCATGCTGAGCAAGATTGAAAATATTGAAAATGGGCGCTCGTTCGGTTTCTTCCGTTTAGATCCGAAACTGATCACCATGATGCAATCTGCGAATAATGAACAGCGTTTAGTGCTGCCAATGGCGGATTTTCCTGAATCCTTGGTGAAAATCCTCCTCGAAACGGAAGATAGAAACTTTTATGAGCATGATGGTGTTAGCTTATATTCTATCGGTCGTGCGGTGGTGGCGAACGTCACCGCGGGTCGCTCCGTGCAGGGGGGAAGTACCTTAACGCAGCAGTTGGTGAAAAACCTATTTTTAACCAACGAAAGAACCCTGAAACGTAAAGCTAACGAAGCCTTTATGGCATTGATTTTAGACTACAACTACAGCAAAGAACGCATTCTTGAGCTGTATTTGAATGAGGTCTATTTAGGGCAAAATGGTAATGACGAAATTCGCGGCTTCCCGCTGGCGAGTTTGTATTACTTTGGCCGACCAATTAATGAGTTAAGCTTTGACCAACAAGCATTGCTGGTGGGAATGGTGCAAGGTGCATCGACCTTTAACCCGTGGACTAAGCCACAAAATGCGATTAAACGCCGTAACATTGTGCTTAAAATCCTCGAAACCCGCGGTGTTATCGACAATGAGATGTACCAAGTTCTGAGCGCTCGACCACTCGGTGTGAAAAACAAAGAAGGGTTAGTCGCATCTCAACCCGCGTTTATGCAGATGGTGCGACAAGAGCTAAGTGAGAAGCTTGGGGATAAAGTTAAAGATCTCTCTGGTGCGAAAATCTTTACGACCTTAGATCCTGTGGCGCAAACGGCGGCGGAAAATGCAGTCGAGTTCGGCGTGGCTGATTTACGTAAAGCACGTAAATTGGATGATATCGAAGGTGCCATGGTGGTGGTTGACCGTATTAACGGCGAAGTGCGTGCAATGGTCGGCGGCTCTGATCCAAAATTCTCAGGCTTTAACCGAGCGTTGAATGCCCGTCGTAGCATTGGTTCTTTAGCAAAACCACCGGTTTATTTAACGGCATTAAGTGAGCCAGACCGCTTCCGTTTAAATACGTGGCTATCCGATGAACCACTGACTATCAAAGTCGGTAATCAAAGCTGGAGTCCACGAAACTATAGCCGTAACTTCAATGGCCGTATGATGCTGGTGGATGCATTAGCGAAATCACAAAATATTCCAACCGTAAACTTAGGGATGGAAATTGGTCTCGACCAAGTGATGAATACGTTTATCCGCCTGGGCGCACCAGAAAGTGCGATGGAAAAAGTGCCTGCGATGTTGTTAGGTGCGGTGAACTTAACGCCAGCTGAAGTGGCGCAAGTGTACCAAACCATTGGTGGCGAAGGTAATCGTGCAAAATTATCTGCATTACGTTCAGTGATTGATGGTGATGGCAAAGAGCTGTATCAAAGTTACCCATCCGCAGAGCGTGCCGTACCATCTCAAGCCGCTTATTTAACGCTGTTTGGTATGCAGCAAGTGGTACAGCAAGGGACTGGGCGCGTATTACTGAATAAATATGGTAAATACAATCTGGCGGGTAAAACGGGTACCACCAACGATCTGCGTGATAGCTGGTACGCGGGTATCGACGGTAAGGAAGTGGCTATTGTCTGGGTCGGTCGCGATAACAACGGACCAACACAGTTAACAGGCTCAACAGGGGCATTACGTGTTTATCAGCGCTATTTAGATAACCAAACGCCACTGACACTTATCAACCGAGCGCCAGAAGGGATAACCGACATGCGCGTCATGATGGATGGCCAATTTAGCTGCTCTGATTTAGGTGGCGGCAGAATGTTGCCAGTCTGGACAGAAGATCCGCAAAGCCTATGCCAAGGATCAGCATCGCAAGATCCGGCGTGGAATTTGAATGGGAATGGTGAGGCGCCGCAAGAAGATGGAGCAGCTCCTGACTGGGTGAAGGATATGTTTGGCGATTCTCCGTCATCCCGCACGCCGTAG
- the hrpB gene encoding ATP-dependent helicase HrpB produces MFPILEVSDDLLAALAKSSQVLLHAPTGAGKSTVLPLEILKSGQIDGRIIMLEPRRIAARSVAARLAQQLGELVGESIGLRMRSESKVSAKTRLEVVTEGVLTRQLQNDPMLEGVGLVILDEFHERNLQADLGLALLLDSQQALRDDLKILLMSATLDDQGLSQLFPDAPVISSQGRAFPVQREYKPINPNKPFHQEVASAVWQLMQQQTGSLLLFLPGVGEIERTKSELEGLVTDDVMLCPMYGALSIQAQQHAILPAPEGKRKVVLATNIAETSLTIEGIRLVVDSGFERVGQFNPRSGLTKLIKKRISQASMTQRAGRAGRLEAGVCWHLMSAEQAERAAQFSEAEINNSDLSGLWLALLQWGCHDISQLQWLDVPPEAALSAAKTLLFKLGVTDAQGKLTSMGNKMAGTGTSVRTAAMLYHAQQTQNKSVIQLAALLTAIIEEPPRGGVIDLHTYLERPTENWCKRASILSCEKVTHSLGKTSGLISEWLPTLLAAGFPGYIAKSRDNQTRYQLASGLGATLNDNDPLMGNTWLMVAALWQSETSADARISLAYPIEIEKLQQDCPHLFSTQETVEWDEQRGSLLAWKRLQCGQLVVKSQRLTNPEPEEIKKALVYWLQQNGLQQLNWQENTLQLRIRCELAARYFPDSPLPAMDDETLLETLDEWLAPYLNGVTSKKKLQEIDLMNLLLNRLDWQQRQWLDSTFPMTYVAPSGSEVSIHYALDKPPVVEVRLQEVFGEKANPTVANGKVTLILSLLSPARRPIQITQDLGAFWQGSYKEVQKEMKGRYPKHPWPDDPANAEPTRQTKKAMMSAK; encoded by the coding sequence GTGTTCCCTATCTTAGAAGTAAGCGATGACTTACTCGCTGCTTTAGCGAAATCCTCTCAAGTTCTGTTGCATGCACCGACAGGGGCTGGAAAATCAACGGTATTGCCGCTAGAAATCCTCAAAAGTGGGCAGATAGACGGGCGAATTATTATGTTAGAGCCGCGGCGTATTGCAGCGCGTTCAGTCGCCGCTCGCTTGGCGCAGCAGTTAGGGGAGTTGGTAGGGGAAAGCATTGGTTTACGTATGCGCTCAGAAAGCAAAGTGAGTGCAAAAACGCGTTTGGAAGTCGTGACGGAAGGGGTTCTCACTCGCCAATTACAAAATGACCCGATGCTTGAAGGTGTCGGATTGGTCATTTTGGATGAATTTCATGAGCGTAATTTGCAGGCCGATTTAGGGTTAGCGCTGTTGTTGGATTCTCAGCAAGCACTGCGGGACGACTTAAAAATTCTACTAATGTCCGCTACGCTGGATGATCAAGGGCTTAGCCAGTTATTTCCGGATGCGCCAGTGATCAGTTCACAAGGGCGGGCATTCCCTGTTCAACGGGAATATAAGCCTATCAATCCGAACAAACCGTTTCATCAAGAAGTCGCGAGCGCGGTTTGGCAGCTGATGCAGCAACAAACTGGCTCTTTGTTACTCTTTTTACCGGGTGTAGGCGAAATTGAGCGGACGAAAAGCGAGTTAGAAGGGTTAGTGACTGACGATGTGATGTTGTGCCCAATGTATGGCGCGCTATCAATTCAAGCCCAGCAACACGCGATTCTGCCTGCCCCCGAAGGAAAACGTAAGGTTGTGCTGGCGACCAACATTGCGGAAACCAGTCTCACCATCGAGGGGATCCGTTTAGTGGTGGATAGCGGTTTTGAGCGCGTAGGGCAATTTAACCCGCGAAGTGGGCTTACAAAGCTCATTAAAAAACGCATTAGCCAAGCTTCAATGACTCAACGTGCGGGGCGAGCAGGGCGTTTAGAAGCGGGTGTATGCTGGCACCTAATGAGCGCCGAACAAGCTGAACGTGCAGCACAATTTAGTGAAGCAGAAATCAATAATAGTGATTTAAGTGGATTATGGTTAGCGCTCCTTCAATGGGGCTGTCACGATATTTCCCAACTCCAATGGTTAGATGTTCCCCCTGAGGCGGCATTATCGGCAGCGAAAACCCTGTTATTCAAATTGGGTGTCACCGATGCCCAAGGGAAACTCACGTCGATGGGCAATAAAATGGCGGGAACGGGAACGTCAGTGCGTACTGCTGCCATGCTGTATCACGCGCAACAAACTCAAAATAAATCCGTTATTCAACTGGCTGCATTATTAACGGCAATTATTGAAGAGCCACCCCGTGGCGGAGTGATAGACCTACATACCTATTTAGAACGCCCGACGGAAAATTGGTGCAAACGCGCCTCTATCTTAAGTTGTGAGAAAGTTACCCATTCTTTAGGGAAAACTTCTGGGTTGATTAGTGAGTGGTTACCAACCTTACTTGCCGCAGGGTTTCCTGGCTATATTGCGAAATCCAGAGACAACCAAACCCGTTATCAATTAGCCAGCGGGTTAGGGGCCACACTGAATGATAATGACCCACTAATGGGCAATACATGGCTGATGGTAGCGGCATTATGGCAGTCAGAAACCTCGGCAGATGCGCGTATCTCCTTGGCATATCCTATTGAAATTGAAAAGCTTCAACAGGATTGCCCGCATCTTTTTAGCACTCAAGAGACAGTTGAATGGGATGAGCAGCGAGGAAGCTTGCTGGCATGGAAGCGCTTGCAATGTGGGCAGCTAGTCGTGAAATCTCAACGACTGACTAATCCAGAACCGGAAGAGATTAAAAAAGCGCTGGTTTACTGGCTTCAGCAAAATGGTTTGCAACAGTTAAACTGGCAAGAAAATACCCTACAGTTGCGCATTCGTTGTGAATTAGCGGCGCGTTATTTTCCTGACTCGCCATTGCCTGCAATGGATGATGAGACTTTACTCGAGACGCTTGATGAATGGCTAGCCCCCTATCTTAATGGCGTGACAAGCAAGAAAAAGCTACAAGAAATTGATTTAATGAATTTATTATTGAATCGATTGGATTGGCAGCAACGCCAATGGCTCGACAGCACTTTCCCTATGACCTATGTTGCCCCTTCTGGGAGCGAGGTAAGTATTCACTACGCGCTAGACAAGCCTCCGGTGGTTGAAGTTCGCCTGCAAGAAGTGTTTGGTGAAAAAGCCAATCCAACGGTGGCAAATGGCAAAGTGACATTAATATTATCATTGCTTTCACCGGCAAGGCGCCCTATTCAGATAACTCAAGATCTCGGTGCATTTTGGCAAGGGAGCTATAAAGAGGTACAAAAAGAGATGAAAGGGCGTTATCCAAAACATCCTTGGCCAGATGACCCTGCGAATGCTGAACCAACACGACAAACAAAAAAAGCGATGATGAGTGCGAAATAA
- the sfsA gene encoding DNA/RNA nuclease SfsA, whose protein sequence is MEFIPPLKSAILIKRYKRFLADIVTPEGEEMTIHCANTGAMTGCATPGDTVWYSTSDNPKRKYPYSWELTQTKNDHLICINTLRANQLVAEALAKKHIPELSDYSIVTPEVKYGSENSRIDFLLTQEGLADCFIEVKSVTLLENNHGYFPDAQTIRGQKHLRELTLIAKEGKRAILMFVILHSGIHVVSAAAHIDPKYAALLEQAIANGVEVLCYQVDISKQKMQIGTSIRFTPTKSF, encoded by the coding sequence ATGGAATTTATCCCCCCTTTAAAATCAGCCATCTTAATTAAACGCTATAAACGTTTTTTAGCGGATATCGTCACCCCCGAGGGTGAGGAAATGACAATACACTGCGCAAACACAGGGGCGATGACAGGCTGTGCAACGCCTGGGGATACCGTGTGGTACTCCACCTCGGATAACCCAAAACGAAAATATCCGTACAGTTGGGAGTTAACACAGACCAAAAATGACCATCTAATTTGTATTAATACGCTGCGAGCGAATCAATTAGTGGCAGAAGCGTTGGCAAAAAAGCATATTCCAGAATTATCTGACTACAGTATAGTGACCCCTGAAGTGAAGTATGGCAGTGAAAACAGTCGGATTGATTTTTTACTCACTCAAGAGGGCTTAGCTGATTGTTTTATTGAAGTAAAATCAGTGACTTTGCTGGAAAACAACCATGGCTATTTCCCTGATGCTCAGACAATCCGAGGACAAAAACACCTTAGAGAGTTGACTTTGATTGCGAAAGAAGGAAAACGCGCCATACTTATGTTTGTAATTTTACATAGCGGTATCCACGTAGTATCCGCGGCTGCACATATTGATCCTAAATATGCAGCGTTGTTAGAACAGGCTATAGCCAATGGCGTCGAAGTTCTGTGTTATCAAGTGGATATATCTAAACAAAAAATGCAAATAGGGACATCAATTCGCTTCACCCCGACTAAGTCATTTTAG